In Peromyscus leucopus breed LL Stock chromosome 16_21, UCI_PerLeu_2.1, whole genome shotgun sequence, a single genomic region encodes these proteins:
- the Tcte1 gene encoding dynein regulatory complex subunit 5, with translation MQDIPATSPGPGSRSQSAFNIQRQASAVSGASSGPPPMKTGPSPAPAHLKPKPQNIRRMRRIISEDAEWTLAIVPLLTELCIQHIVKNFQNNPILKQLLPEHQQKVLSHLPPDLPLTVTANLIEDERYWHRCCVKRWPVCHVAKHGGSWKRMFFERHLESLLKLFIPGTTDPSVILDLLPLCKNYVRRIQVDQFLPPVRLPAPPHPDDQSDSGSEGEGNEPEKDHYQLEELVAGLKHLEELDLVYGVKDCGMNFEWNLFLFTFRDCQSLATTIKACHTLKIFRLTRSKVDDDKARILIRSLLDHPALEELDLSHNLIGDRGARAAAKLLSHSRLRVLNLANNQVRAPGAQSLAHALAHNTNLVSLNLRLNCIEDEGGQAIAHALETNKCLTTLHLGGNELSEPTATLLSQVLPVNTTLISLNLSCNHIGLDGGKQLLDGMSDNKTILEFDLRLSDVSQESEYLIGQALHANREATRQRTLNPGHFMSPVTNNCPENSVG, from the exons ATGCAGGACATCCCAGCAACATCGCCCGGCCCGGGGTCTCGCAGCCAATCGGCGTTCAACATCCAGCGCCAGGCGTCTGCCGTGAGTGGTGCCAGCTCAGGGCCTCCACCCATGAAGACTGGCCCAAGCCCTGCCCCAGCCCACCTGAAGCCCAAGCCCCAAAATATCCGGCGCATGCGCCGGATCATCTCTGAGGACGCAGAGTGGACACTGGCCATTGTACCACTCCTTACAGAACTCTGCATTCAACACATCGTCAAGAACTTCCAGA ACAACCCTATCCTGAAGCAGCTGCTCCCAGAGCACCAGCAGAAGGTCCTGAGCCACCTGCCCCCTGACCTGCCGCTGACGGTGACTGCCAACCTGATCGAAGATGAGAGGTACTGGCACCGCTGCTGCGTCAAGCGCTGGCCTGTGTGCCACGTGGCCAAGCACGGTGGCAGCTGGAAGCGAATGTTCTTCGAGAGACACCTGGAGAGCCTGCTGAAGCTCTTCATCCCGGGGACCACGGACCCCAGTGTGATCCTGGACCTGCTGCCCCTCTGCAAGAACTACGTGCGCCGAATCCAAGTGGATCAGTTCCTGCCGCCCGTGCGGCTGCCAGCCCCGCCCCATCCTGACGACCAGTCCGACTCCGGCAGTGAGGGAGAGGGGAACGAGCCTGAGAAGGACCACTACCAGCTGGAGGAGCTGGTGGCTGGCCTCAAGCACCTGGAGGAGCTGGACCTGGTGTACGGGGTCAAAGACTGTGGCATGAACTTCGAGTGGAACCTCTTCCTCTTCACCTTTCGAGACTGCCAGTCTCTGGCGACCACCATCAAAGCTTGCCACACCCTCAAg ATCTTCAGGCTGACCCGAAGTAAGGTGGATGACGACAAGGCGCGCATCCTGATCCGAAGCCTGCTGGACCACCCGGCCCTCGAGGAGCTGGACCTGTCCCACAACCTCATTGGAGACCGTGGTGCTCGAGCGGCCGCCAAGCTGCTGAGCCACAGTCGCCTGAGGGTGCTCAACCTGGCCAACAACCAAGTGAGGGCGCCCGGGGCACAGTCGCTGGCCCACGCCCTGGCCCACAACACCAACCTCGTCTCCCTCAACCTCCGCCTCAACTGCATCGAGGATGAGGGCGGCCAAGCCATTGCCCACGCCCTGGAGACCAACAAGTGCCTCACCACCCTGCACCTCGGTGGCAACGAGCTGTCCGAGCCCACGGCCACACTCCTATCCCAGGTGCTCCCGGTCAACACCACACTCATCAGCCTCAACCTCTCCTGCAACCATATTGGGCTG GATGGTGGGAAGCAGCTCCTGGACGGCATGTCGGACAACAAGACCATTCTGGAGTTTGACTTGCGTCTGTCAGATGTATCCCAGGAGAGTGAGTACCTCATTGGCCAGGCTCTGCATGCCAACCGAGAGGCCACCCGCCAGCGGACCCTGAATCCTGGCCACTTCATGTCACCCGTCACTAACAACTGCCCTGAGAATTCAGTAGGCTAA
- the Tmem151b gene encoding transmembrane protein 151B, which produces MPVCLFLLPIHTFSVSLLSLCLSSASFWFPSSPSVFCASWASTSASWGVSLCTFLYWHPGPLFVCVYLWPLAPISFSPCYIPVSLHLCVHHLCAGSCHSVSPPPPRLGTPPCPSKQQRPIQPSFTKSLCRESHWKCLLLSLLMYGCLGAVAWCHVTTVTRLTFSSAYQGNSLMYHDSPCSNGYVYIPLAFLLMLYAVYLVECWHCQARHELQHRVDVSSVRERVGRMQQATPCIWWKAISYHYVRRTRQVTRYRNGDAYTTTQVYHERVNTHVAEAEFDYARCGVRDVSKALVGLEGAPATRLRFTKCFSFASVEAENAYLCQRARFFAENEGLDDYMEAREGMHLKNVDFREFMVAFPDPARPPWYACSSAFWAAALLTLSWPLRVLAEYRTAYAHYHVEKLFGLEGPGSASSAGGGLSPSDELLPPLTHRLPRVNTVDSTELEWHIRSNQQLVPSYSEAVLMDLAGLGGRCGGAGGGGYAPTCRYGGVGGPGAAGVAPYRRSCEHCQRAVSSSSIFSRSALSICASPRAGQGPGASAGCGGSRFSLGRLYGSRRSCLWRSRSGSVNEASCPTEQTRLSSQASMRDDEDEDDEEEAGPPPPYHDALYFPVLIVHRQEGCLGHSHRPLHRHGSCVETSL; this is translated from the exons ATGCCCGTTTGTCTGTTCCTTCTCCCCATCCACACCTTCTCTGTCTCACTgctgtctttgtgtctgtcttcgGCCTCCTTCTGGTTTccatcctctccctctgtcttttgtGCCTCCTGGGCCTCCACTTCCGCCTCTTGGGGCGTCTCTCTTTGCACTTTCCTGTACTGGCATCCTGGCCCCCTTTTCGTCTGTGTTTATCTGTGGCCACTggctcccatctccttctctccctgttacatccctgtgtctctccatctctgtgttcATCATCTCTGTGCCGGGTCCTGCCACTCtgtctcacctcctcctcctcgtctcgGCACCCCTCCCTGCCCGTCCAAGCAGCAGCGACCCATCCAGCCCTCCTTCACCAAATCTCTCTGCCGTGAGTCCCACTGGAAGTGCCTCCTGCTCTCGCTGCTCATGTACGGCTGCCTGGGGGCGGTGGCCTGGTGCCACGTCACCACGGTGACCCGCCTCACCTTCAGCAGCGCCTACCAGGGCAACAGCCTCATGTACCACGACAGCCCCTGCTCCAACGGCTACGTCTACATCCCCCTGGCCTTCCTGCTCATGCTGTACGCGGTCTACCTGGTGGAGTGCTGGCACTGCCAGGCCCGCCACGAGCTGCAGCACCGCGTGGACGTGAGCAGCGTGCGGGAGCGGGTGGGCCGCATGCAGCAGGCCACCCCCTGCATCTGGTGGAAGGCCATCAGCTACCACTACGTGCGCCGGACCCGTCAGGTCACCCGATACCGCAACGGAGATGCTTACACGACCACCCAG GTCTACCACGAGCGTGTCAACACACACGTGGCGGAGGCCGAGTTCGACTACGCACGCTGTGGCGTCCGGGACGTGTCCAAGGCGCTGGTGGGGCTGGAGGGTGCGCCGGCCACGCGGCTGCGCTTCACCAAGTGTTTCAGCTTCGCCAGCGTGGAGGCGGAGAACGCGTACCTGTGCCAGCGCGCACGCTTCTTCGCCGAGAACGAGGGCTTGGATGACTACATGGAGGCTCGAGAGGGCATGCATCTCAAGAACGTGGACTTCCGCGAGTTCATGGTGGCCTTCCCTGACCCGGCCCGGCCACCCTGGTACGCCTGCTCGTCGGCCTTCTGGGCCGCGGCGCTGCTCACGCTGTCGTGGCCGCTGCGCGTGCTGGCCGAGTACCGCACGGCGTACGCGCACTACCACGTGGAGAAGCTCTTCGGCCTGGAGGGGCCGGGCTCGGCCAGCAGCGCGGGCGGCGGCCTGAGTCCCAGCGACGAGCTGCTGCCCCCGCTCACTCATCGCCTGCCGCGGGTCAACACGGTGGACAGCACCGAGCTCGAGTGGCACATCCGTTCCAACCAGCAGCTGGTACCCAGCTACTCGGAAGCGGTGCTCATGGACCTGGCTGGGCTGGGCGGGCGCTGCGGCGGGGCAGGGGGCGGTGGCTACGCGCCCACGTGTCGCTACGGCGGGGTGGGTGGCCCGGGCGCGGCGGGCGTGGCCCCGTACCGGCGAAGCTGCGAGCACTGTCAGCGAGCGGTCAGCAGCTCGTCCATCTTCTCGCGCAGTGCGCTGAGCATCTGCGCCAGCCCGCGGGCCGGCCAGGGGCCCGGAGCCAGTGCGGGATGCGGGGGCAGCCGCTTCTCGCTCGGTCGCCTCTACGGCTCCCGGCGCAGCTGCCTGTGGCGCAGCCGGAGCGGGAGTGTCAACGAGGCGAGCTGCCCCACGGAGCAGACGCGTCTGTCGAGCCAGGCCAGCATGCGGGACGACGAGGACGAGGACGACGAGGAGGAGGCCGGGCCACCGCCGCCCTATCATGACGCCCTCTACTTCCCTGTCCTCATCGTCCATCGTCAGGAGGGGTGTCTGGGCCACAGTCACCGGCCACTGCACCGCCATGGCTCCTGCGTGGAGACCTCACTGTGA
- the Nfkbie gene encoding NF-kappa-B inhibitor epsilon has protein sequence MSDARKGPDEADDGQCDSGIESLRSLRSLPEPAASPGSGPSHRGCPQPWSHPPETHKEPGEKEDADGERADSTYASSSLTESLPLLGRPEVEDPAPDSPLPHTEVLSPQQLEALTYISEDGDTLLHLAVIHEAPAVLFCCLAFLPQEVLDIQNNLYQTALHLAVHLDQPDIVRALVLKGASRILQDQHGDTALHVACRRQNLACACCLLKEQPEPGREPSHPLDLQLKNWQGLACLHIATLQRNQALIELLLQNGADIDAQEATSGKTALHLAVETQERSLVQFLLRAGARVDARMLNGCTPLHLAAGRGLNSISSALCEAGADSLLLNVEDETPQDLAEDLLSYLPFDDLKISGKPLLCTD, from the exons ATGTCGGATGCGCGGAAGGGGCCGGACGAGGCGGACGACGGCCAGTGCGACTCCGGCATAGAGTCGCTGCGCTCTCTGCGCTCCTTGCCCGAGCCTGCTGCGTCCCCAGGCTCCGGACCATCGCACAGAGGCTGTCCACAGCCCTGGAGCCATCCTCCAGAGACCCACAAGGAACCAGGGGAGAAAGAAGATGCAGATGGAGAGCGGGCGGACTCCACCTAtgcttcctcctctctcactGAGTCCTTGCCCTTGCTGGGGAGACCTGAAGTGGAGGACCCGGCCCCAGACTCACCGCTGCCCCACACGGAGGTACTGAGCCCTCAGCAACTCGAAGCGCTCACATACATCTCTGAGGATGGAGACAC GCTGCTCCACTTGGCCGTGATTCACGAAGCCCCGGCAGTGCTGTTCTGTTGCCTGGCTTTCCTGCCCCAGGAAGTCCTGGACATTCAGAACAACCTTTACCAG ACAGCACTCCATCTGGCTGTGCACCTGGACCAGCCCGATATCGTCCGGGCGCTGGTGCTGAAGGGAGCCAGCCGAATACTCCAGGACCAGCATGGTGATACAGCCCTGCATGTAGCCTGCCGGCGCCAGAATCTGGCCTGCGCCTGCTGCCTGCTGAAGGAGCAGCCAGAGCCAGGAAGGGAGCCCTCTCACCCCCTGGACCTccagctgaagaactggcaag GTCTGGCCTGTCTCCACATCGCCACATTGCAGAGAAACCAAGCACTCATAGAACTGCTGCTTCAGAATGGAGCCGACATTGACGCACAG GAGGCCACCAGTGGAAAGACTGCCCTGCACCTGGCCGTGGAAACCCAGGAGCGCAGCCTGGTACAGTTCCTGCTCCGGGCTGGTGCCCGGGTGGATGCCCGCATGCTCAATGGGTGCACACCTCTGCACCTGGCAGCTGGCCGGGGCCTCAACAGTATCTCCTCCGCTCTTTGTGAGGCTGGTGCCGACTCCCTGCTGCTGAATGTAGAAGATGAGACACCCCAGGACCTGGCTGAGGAT CTCCTTTCTTATTTGCCCTTTGATGACCTGAAAATCTCCGGGAAGCCACTGCTGTGTACTGACTGA
- the Slc35b2 gene encoding adenosine 3'-phospho 5'-phosphosulfate transporter 1 isoform X1: MDARWWAVVVLAALPSLGAGGESPEAPPQSWTQLWFFRFFVNAAGYASFMVPGYLLVQYLRRKNYLETGRGLCFPLVKACVFGNEPKASDEIPLAPRTEAADTTPSWQILKLVFCASGLQVSYLTWGVLQERVMTGSYGATATSPGEHFTDSQFLVLMNRVLALIVAGLYCVLRKQPRHGAPMYRYSFASLSNVLSSWCQYEALKFVSFPTQVLAKASKVIPVMMMGKLVSRRSYEHWEYLTAGLISIGVSMFLLSSGPEPRSSPATTLSGLVLLAGYIAFDSFTSNWQDALFAYKMSSVQMMFGVNLFSCLFTVGSLLEQGALLEGARFMGRHSEFALHALLLSICSAFGQLFIFYTIGQFGAAVFTIIMTLRQAIAILLSCLLYGHTVTVVGGLGVAVVFTALLLRVYARGRKQRGKKAVPTEPPVQKV, encoded by the exons ATGGACGCCAG atggtgggcagtggtggtgctcgccgCGCTCCCTTCTTTGGGAGCAGGTGGGGAGTCACCCGAAGCCCCTCCGCAGTCCTGGACACAGCTGTGGTTCTTCCGCTTTTTCGTGAATGCTGCTGGCTATGCCAGCTTTATGGTACCTGGCTACCTCCTGGTGCAATATTTAAGACGGAAGAACTACCTGGAGACAG GCAGGGGTCTCTGCTTTCCCCTGGTGAAAGCCTGTGTGTTTGGCAATGAGCCCAAGGCCTCTGATGAGATTCCACTGGCTCCCCGGACAGAAGCAGCGGATACTACGCCCTCTTGGCAGATCCTGAAGCTGGTCTTCTGTGCCTCGGGGCTCCAG gtGTCCTATCTGACTTGGGGTGTACTGCAGGAGAGAGTGATGACCGGCAGCTATGGGGCCACAGCCACATCACCAGGCGAGCATTTCACGGACTCACAGTTCCTGGTGCTAATGAACCGTGTGCTGGCACTGATTGTGGCAGGTCTCTACTGTGTCCTACGCAAGCAACCCCGTCATGGTGCCCCCATGTACCGGTACTCTTTCGCCAGTCTGTCAAACGTACTTAGCAGCTGGTGCCAATATGAAGCGCTTAAGTTCGTCAGCTTCCCTACCCAGGTGCTGGCCAAGGCCTCCAAGGTGATTCCTGTCATGATGATGGGAAAGCTGGTGTCCAGGCGAAGCTATGAACACTGGGAATACCTGACTGCAGGCCTCATCTCCATTGGGGTTAGCATGTTTCTGCTGTCCAGCGGACCAGAACCCCGAAGCTCTCCAGCCACCACGCTCTCAGGCTTGGTCCTCCTGGCAGGCTACATCGCTTTTGACAGCTTCACCTCAAACTGGCAGGATGCCCTGTTTGCCTATAAGATGTCCTCAGTGCAGATGATGTTTGGGGTCAATCTGTTCtcctgtctcttcacagtagGCTCACTACTGGAGCAGGGCGCCCTACTGGAGGGAGCCCGCTTCATGGGGCGGCACAGTGAGTTTGCACTCCatgccctcctcctctccatctgcTCTGCCTTCGGTCAGCTCTTCATCTTCTACACCATTGGACAGTTCGGAGCTGCTGTCTTCACCATCATCATGACTCTCCGCCAGGCTATCGCCatccttctctcctgcctcctctatGGCCACACTGTCACTGTGGTGGGGGGGCTGGGAGTGGCTGTGGTCTTCACTGCCCTCCTCCTTAGAGTCTATGCCCGGGGCCGTAAGCAGCGGGGAAAGAAGGCCGTGCCAACTGAGCCCCCAGTGCAGAAGGTATGA
- the Slc35b2 gene encoding adenosine 3'-phospho 5'-phosphosulfate transporter 1 isoform X3: MVGSGGARRAPFFGSRWGVTRSPSAVLDTAVVLPLFRECCWLCQLYGTWLPPGAIFKTEELPGDRGLCFPLVKACVFGNEPKASDEIPLAPRTEAADTTPSWQILKLVFCASGLQVSYLTWGVLQERVMTGSYGATATSPGEHFTDSQFLVLMNRVLALIVAGLYCVLRKQPRHGAPMYRYSFASLSNVLSSWCQYEALKFVSFPTQVLAKASKVIPVMMMGKLVSRRSYEHWEYLTAGLISIGVSMFLLSSGPEPRSSPATTLSGLVLLAGYIAFDSFTSNWQDALFAYKMSSVQMMFGVNLFSCLFTVGSLLEQGALLEGARFMGRHSEFALHALLLSICSAFGQLFIFYTIGQFGAAVFTIIMTLRQAIAILLSCLLYGHTVTVVGGLGVAVVFTALLLRVYARGRKQRGKKAVPTEPPVQKV; encoded by the exons atggtgggcagtggtggtgctcgccgCGCTCCCTTCTTTGGGAGCAGGTGGGGAGTCACCCGAAGCCCCTCCGCAGTCCTGGACACAGCTGTGGTTCTTCCGCTTTTTCGTGAATGCTGCTGGCTATGCCAGCTTTATGGTACCTGGCTACCTCCTGGTGCAATATTTAAGACGGAAGAACTACCTGGAGACAG GGGTCTCTGCTTTCCCCTGGTGAAAGCCTGTGTGTTTGGCAATGAGCCCAAGGCCTCTGATGAGATTCCACTGGCTCCCCGGACAGAAGCAGCGGATACTACGCCCTCTTGGCAGATCCTGAAGCTGGTCTTCTGTGCCTCGGGGCTCCAG gtGTCCTATCTGACTTGGGGTGTACTGCAGGAGAGAGTGATGACCGGCAGCTATGGGGCCACAGCCACATCACCAGGCGAGCATTTCACGGACTCACAGTTCCTGGTGCTAATGAACCGTGTGCTGGCACTGATTGTGGCAGGTCTCTACTGTGTCCTACGCAAGCAACCCCGTCATGGTGCCCCCATGTACCGGTACTCTTTCGCCAGTCTGTCAAACGTACTTAGCAGCTGGTGCCAATATGAAGCGCTTAAGTTCGTCAGCTTCCCTACCCAGGTGCTGGCCAAGGCCTCCAAGGTGATTCCTGTCATGATGATGGGAAAGCTGGTGTCCAGGCGAAGCTATGAACACTGGGAATACCTGACTGCAGGCCTCATCTCCATTGGGGTTAGCATGTTTCTGCTGTCCAGCGGACCAGAACCCCGAAGCTCTCCAGCCACCACGCTCTCAGGCTTGGTCCTCCTGGCAGGCTACATCGCTTTTGACAGCTTCACCTCAAACTGGCAGGATGCCCTGTTTGCCTATAAGATGTCCTCAGTGCAGATGATGTTTGGGGTCAATCTGTTCtcctgtctcttcacagtagGCTCACTACTGGAGCAGGGCGCCCTACTGGAGGGAGCCCGCTTCATGGGGCGGCACAGTGAGTTTGCACTCCatgccctcctcctctccatctgcTCTGCCTTCGGTCAGCTCTTCATCTTCTACACCATTGGACAGTTCGGAGCTGCTGTCTTCACCATCATCATGACTCTCCGCCAGGCTATCGCCatccttctctcctgcctcctctatGGCCACACTGTCACTGTGGTGGGGGGGCTGGGAGTGGCTGTGGTCTTCACTGCCCTCCTCCTTAGAGTCTATGCCCGGGGCCGTAAGCAGCGGGGAAAGAAGGCCGTGCCAACTGAGCCCCCAGTGCAGAAGGTATGA
- the Slc35b2 gene encoding adenosine 3'-phospho 5'-phosphosulfate transporter 1 isoform X2 gives MVPGYLLVQYLRRKNYLETGRGLCFPLVKACVFGNEPKASDEIPLAPRTEAADTTPSWQILKLVFCASGLQVSYLTWGVLQERVMTGSYGATATSPGEHFTDSQFLVLMNRVLALIVAGLYCVLRKQPRHGAPMYRYSFASLSNVLSSWCQYEALKFVSFPTQVLAKASKVIPVMMMGKLVSRRSYEHWEYLTAGLISIGVSMFLLSSGPEPRSSPATTLSGLVLLAGYIAFDSFTSNWQDALFAYKMSSVQMMFGVNLFSCLFTVGSLLEQGALLEGARFMGRHSEFALHALLLSICSAFGQLFIFYTIGQFGAAVFTIIMTLRQAIAILLSCLLYGHTVTVVGGLGVAVVFTALLLRVYARGRKQRGKKAVPTEPPVQKV, from the exons ATGGTACCTGGCTACCTCCTGGTGCAATATTTAAGACGGAAGAACTACCTGGAGACAG GCAGGGGTCTCTGCTTTCCCCTGGTGAAAGCCTGTGTGTTTGGCAATGAGCCCAAGGCCTCTGATGAGATTCCACTGGCTCCCCGGACAGAAGCAGCGGATACTACGCCCTCTTGGCAGATCCTGAAGCTGGTCTTCTGTGCCTCGGGGCTCCAG gtGTCCTATCTGACTTGGGGTGTACTGCAGGAGAGAGTGATGACCGGCAGCTATGGGGCCACAGCCACATCACCAGGCGAGCATTTCACGGACTCACAGTTCCTGGTGCTAATGAACCGTGTGCTGGCACTGATTGTGGCAGGTCTCTACTGTGTCCTACGCAAGCAACCCCGTCATGGTGCCCCCATGTACCGGTACTCTTTCGCCAGTCTGTCAAACGTACTTAGCAGCTGGTGCCAATATGAAGCGCTTAAGTTCGTCAGCTTCCCTACCCAGGTGCTGGCCAAGGCCTCCAAGGTGATTCCTGTCATGATGATGGGAAAGCTGGTGTCCAGGCGAAGCTATGAACACTGGGAATACCTGACTGCAGGCCTCATCTCCATTGGGGTTAGCATGTTTCTGCTGTCCAGCGGACCAGAACCCCGAAGCTCTCCAGCCACCACGCTCTCAGGCTTGGTCCTCCTGGCAGGCTACATCGCTTTTGACAGCTTCACCTCAAACTGGCAGGATGCCCTGTTTGCCTATAAGATGTCCTCAGTGCAGATGATGTTTGGGGTCAATCTGTTCtcctgtctcttcacagtagGCTCACTACTGGAGCAGGGCGCCCTACTGGAGGGAGCCCGCTTCATGGGGCGGCACAGTGAGTTTGCACTCCatgccctcctcctctccatctgcTCTGCCTTCGGTCAGCTCTTCATCTTCTACACCATTGGACAGTTCGGAGCTGCTGTCTTCACCATCATCATGACTCTCCGCCAGGCTATCGCCatccttctctcctgcctcctctatGGCCACACTGTCACTGTGGTGGGGGGGCTGGGAGTGGCTGTGGTCTTCACTGCCCTCCTCCTTAGAGTCTATGCCCGGGGCCGTAAGCAGCGGGGAAAGAAGGCCGTGCCAACTGAGCCCCCAGTGCAGAAGGTATGA